Below is a window of Candidatus Viadribacter manganicus DNA.
CAGACATTACGAAAAATCTTTCAGGCGATGTGAGCATCGCAGCGCGGGGTTCCTCGACGAAGCCGCACGCGCTAGAACCACGAACGGAGGGTCGGACATGTGGCGCGCACTTTTGGCGGCTTCGCTCTTGGCGGGCTGTTCAACCATAAACACTGTCGAACAACGCCTAGGCCTCGAAGATCGCCCGCCTGCGCCGGACACCGCGCTCGAAGCGGTTATGTCGGCCGCGCCGCGCACATGCCCGAACGGGCGCACCTTGGAAGGCGCCAATCATGAAGCCTTCGGCCCCCAGCACGGCGTGGTCGGAACCGATATCGCCTTCACACCGCTCGCCAGCGATCCAACACGCGCCGTGCGTCTGCGCCGGCTTGTTGTCGAGCCCGGCGGCGTCATCGCCTGGCACGCGCACGATCAGATCCAAGGCATGGCGCTCTTGGTGTCAGGCGAGATGACCGAAATCCGCAACACCTGCCTCGATCCGATCCGCTATCGCGCCGGTGACGTCGCCATGGAAGACGCAGCCACCCAACACGGCTGGCGCAATGACGGCGATGTTCCCGCCGTCGTCCTCGTTTCGCACGTCGTCGTCCGAAACTAGTTCGCGCTCAGCAACTCCCGCCGCGCCTCGGCCAAGCCAGCGATCGCCACGCTTGGATCGAGTTGCTGCGTGTTGCGCAGCTTCATGCGCCAGCACAGGTGCGGCCCGGTCGCGCGGCCGCTTGAGCCGACAGCGCCGATCACTTGGCCCTGCTCAACCGTATCGCCGGCGTGCACATCAAGGCGGCTCATGTGCAGATACATCGTGATGAGGCCTTGGCCGTGATCGATGAACACGAGCCCGCCTTCATAGTGCATGTCGGATTCGGCCAGCGTCACCACGCCCGCCGCAGGCGCGCGGATCGGCGTCCCCGTTGGCGCCGCAATGTCATAGCCGAAATGCGGCGTTGACGGGGTGCCGTTCAGAACCCGCTGATTGCCCCACGTGCCAGAAACGCGTCCGCCTTCAACCGGCAGAATGAACCCATCGAGGAAGCCTTCGATGTTCGCTGTGCTCTGAAAGCCCGCTTGCTTCAACACCGCTTCACGCTGGATGCGCGCCAGCACCGCCGGATCAGTCGGCGTCACCGTTTGCTGCGGCAAGCCATCGACGCGCTGAATATCAAACTCGCGCGGCGCGATATCGACACTCTGCGTTGCGCTCTCGCCACCGGCGCGCGCTTGGATTTGCGCTGTCGGTCCGTGTTCACGCGTGAAGCCGACAACGACCCAACCATCGGCATCGGCCGCACCGCTCTCGGCGCCGTCCAGATAGATCGCCGCGTTCGGCATCGTACGGCAAAGCGCGATGCCGCCTTGGGTGAAGGCGCCTGCGCAAGAGATCGCCATCGCGGCGGGCGCGGGCGGCGCAACAGGCCCCGCAACTTCAATCGGATGCCCAACCGCAGCCGGCGCCTGTTCGGGTGCAGCCGGCGCTTCAGCTGCAGCGCACGCCGCAACCAAAAGCGCGATCGCACCAAAGAGCGCCCTCACGATTTCTTCTCCGCATGCGTCTGCTTCCAGCGCGCGGTCGCTTCGGCGGGGCCGCGATACGCCTCTTGCAAATCCACGCTCCAATAGCGCAACGCGTCGAGCGTGATCGGCTCGCCAGTCACGGCGCAGCGCACATGCGTGCCCTGGCGCAAAATGGTGATTTCGTTGTCGCCATAATGGACCTTAGCTTCGGGTCCGCCGGGATCGTGCTTATTCATACGAGTCTCTTAGCGCGCGCCCGCCTCACAACCAAGCCGCATAACCCATTGCCTAGAGGTCAAACCGGCACAAGGCGGCTTAGAACAGCGAGCCCTGATCGCCGCCCGGCTTGCCTTTGCCCCGCGGCTTTGACGAACCATCGCCCGCCGGATCGATCACCGCCTTTTTCTGTTCGTCCGCGAAGGTGAGGTTCACCACATCGCCGGCGTTCAGATCCTTGGCCGCGCGCACCAAAGAGCCATCGTCGCGCTGCACCATCACAAACCCGCGCTGCAGAACGCTCTTGTGCGAGAGCGATTCCAGCATGCGTGTCGCGCCCTCAAGATGCTTCTTGTGCGAATCCAAAGTCCGCTTGATCGCCGGCTGCAACCGCGCCGACGTGCGCGCCAGGTGCTCGCGGCGGCGCACGATGTCCTGGCCCAGCGCCTCCGGCCGCAACCGCGCCGCGACCCGATCCAGCTTCGACTGCGCCGCGCGCGTGTTCGACACCAGCGCCGCATTCAGCCTCTCAGCGGCGCGGTCGTAACGCTGCTGCGGAATCTGAAACAACATTTCCAAACGCGGCAACTTCGCCGCCGCCGCGCGCAGTTCCGTGCGCCGCCGCTCCAGCCCGCGCACAAGGCCATTCTTCAACCGGCCATCCGCACTGGTGACGCGCTCGATCAATTCGGCACGCACCGGCACTGCTTTTTCCGCCGCCGCCGTCGGCGTTGGCGCGCGATGATCCGAAGCATAATCGATCAATGTCGTATCGGTTTCGTGGCCGACAGCGCTGATCAGCGGAATATCGCTCGCCGCCGCCGCGCGCACGACAATCTCTTCATTGAACGCCCATAGGTCTTCGATCGAGCCGCCGCCGCGCGCCACGATCAACACGTCCGGCCGGTTCGCGCCTTCGATCGCATTGAAGCCCTTAATCGCGCGCGCCACTTGCCCCGCCGCTTCCGGCCCCTGCACCAGAACCGGCCACACGATCACGCGGCACGGAAAGCGTTCGCGTAAGCGATGCAGAATATCGCGGATCACCGCGCCGGTCGGCGAGGTCACGACGCCAATCGTGCGCGGCAGATACGGGATCGCCTTCTTACGCTCACGCGCAAACAATCCCTCGCCCTGCAGCTTGGCTTTCAGCTTCTCCAATTGCGCCAGCAGCGCACCGACGCCGGCCGGCGCCATGCGTTCGCAGATCAGCTGATATTGCGAGCGCCCCGGATAGGTCGAAAGCCGCCCCTCTGCGACAACCTCCAATCCCTCCTCCGGCTTGAACGACAGCTGCTGCACGTTCGCCTTCCACATCACCGTGGAGATCGTCGCGCCCTCGTCCTTCAGATCGACATAGAGGTGGCCGGATTTCGCGATCAGCACGCGGCCGAGTTCGCCACGCACGCGAACGCGGTCGAAGGTCGTCTCCATTGTCCGCTTCACCGCCTGCGCAAGTTCGCTGACGGAAAGCTCGGGCAAATTGGATTGGGCGGTAACGGCCGCAGCGTCTGACATCACTTTCATATAAGCCGACTCGCCCCGGCCCGCGCCTGGTGGTTAAACAGTTCCAGGCTTGGGGAGGCCGGGGGATTTTCGCATGGCGTTCGACGCCAACGACCTGTCGCCACACGAGCATTTCGTGGTGGATCGGACCAGCGCTGGGGAAATCGCGGATTTCAGCGCCATGGGCGGCCCCGGCGGGGCCAAACCTGCCGTTCGGGCAGGTTTCCTCCGCAAGCTTCTCCTTCGCCTCGACGCCAGCTGGGCCATCCGCACGCCAGGCGTCCGCATCAAAGGCGCGCGCATCGAGGGCGTTCTCGACCTTACCGATTGTTCAGGCGAAGGCCTGCCCGCGCTCTCGCTGACCGAATGCGAAATCCCGGAACTGGTCGATCTCAGCCACGCGCGTCTCGCCCGGCTCTCGCTCAATGGAAGCCGCCTCACGCGTCTCATCGCTGTCGAAGTTCAGATCGATGGCGAACTCGATCTCTGCGACGTCGCGCCCATCGAAGCTGGCGGACGCGAAACCTTCACCGCCAAACTGCGCGGCGCTCGCATAGACGGCGACGTGCTCGCGCGCGGCGCAAAATTCGCACGCCCCGCTGACAGCAAGGACGACGCGCTCAACCTCCAAGGCGCCGAGATCGAAGGCAACGTCTTCCTGCGCGAAGGCTTCGACGCATTCGGCCCCGTCACGCTCTACGGCGCGCGCATCAAAGGCTCTCTTGATTGCAGCGGCGGCGCCTTCCTCAATCGCAGCGACGACGCTTCCGCCTCCGCGCTGATTGCCGAGACCGCACGCATCGAAGGCGATGCGTTACTGCGCGCTCAGTTCAAAGCCGAAGGCGAAGTCTGGTTCATGGGCGCCACGATCAGCGGCAACCTCGATATCAGCGAAGCCTCGTTCCGGAACGAATTCGGCTACGCGCTGATGCTCGCCAACGCCGAGATCGAAGGCCAGCTGAAGGGCGATGGCGTCAAGATCGCCGGCCAGCTCACGCTGCAAAACACCAGCATCGCGCACAATCTCGATCTCCGCGGCGCCGAGATCGTGCATCGCAGCACACCGCGCGGCGAAACCTTCGGCCGCGCCGTCGATGCCGCCAGCGTCCGCGTTGAAGGCGGCGCCTTGCTGCAAGGCGCCAACATCAAGGGCGAACTCTTCCTCGCCGACGCGCGCATTTCCGGCTACCTCGCGTTCGGCGGCGGCCGCTACATCAACCCCGGCCAATGGGCCATCCGGGCGCCCAACGCCCGCGTCGGCAGCAATCTCACCTTCACGCTTCCCGAAAACGGCTTTGCGCCGCACGGCCAAAAAACCGTCGTCGAAGGCGGCTGCAAACTCGCGCGCGTTCGCATCGGCGGCAAACTCGCTTGGTCGGCTTTTGAGTTGCGCGGCCCCGGCCCCGATCGCGCCAAGGGCGGGGTCTTTTCTTTCACCGACGCCAACGTCGACGGCGCCATCGAAGCCGCCGCGCTCACCACGCAACAAGAAACCTTGATCGACGCCTCCGGCGCCTCATGCGCCGCTTTGGACGACGACGTAAAAACCGGTTGGGGCGCCGAGACCGTGCGTCTCGGCCTCGATGGTTTCGCCTATGGCCGCATCGACAGCCAAAGCGAACACTGGCGCACGCGCCTTGCGTGGCTGAAGCGCTCGCGCCGCGAGGGCGAGAAGTTCTCACCACAGCCTTTCACCCACGCCGCCGCCACCTACGCACGCATGGGCCGGCGCGAAGATGCGCGCCGCATTCAATTGGCGCAGCACGATCTGCACACACTCTCCGGCGCCGCCGGACCTTTCACCTGGGCGCTCTCGTCACTGTTCGGCATGATCGCCGGCTATGGCCTTGCGCCGATCCGCGTCGTCCGCGCGCTCGTCATCTTCCTCGCGCTCGGCG
It encodes the following:
- a CDS encoding cupin domain-containing protein, with amino-acid sequence MWRALLAASLLAGCSTINTVEQRLGLEDRPPAPDTALEAVMSAAPRTCPNGRTLEGANHEAFGPQHGVVGTDIAFTPLASDPTRAVRLRRLVVEPGGVIAWHAHDQIQGMALLVSGEMTEIRNTCLDPIRYRAGDVAMEDAATQHGWRNDGDVPAVVLVSHVVVRN
- a CDS encoding M23 family metallopeptidase, with the protein product MRALFGAIALLVAACAAAEAPAAPEQAPAAVGHPIEVAGPVAPPAPAAMAISCAGAFTQGGIALCRTMPNAAIYLDGAESGAADADGWVVVGFTREHGPTAQIQARAGGESATQSVDIAPREFDIQRVDGLPQQTVTPTDPAVLARIQREAVLKQAGFQSTANIEGFLDGFILPVEGGRVSGTWGNQRVLNGTPSTPHFGYDIAAPTGTPIRAPAAGVVTLAESDMHYEGGLVFIDHGQGLITMYLHMSRLDVHAGDTVEQGQVIGAVGSSGRATGPHLCWRMKLRNTQQLDPSVAIAGLAEARRELLSAN
- a CDS encoding DUF2093 domain-containing protein, which translates into the protein MNKHDPGGPEAKVHYGDNEITILRQGTHVRCAVTGEPITLDALRYWSVDLQEAYRGPAEATARWKQTHAEKKS
- the xseA gene encoding exodeoxyribonuclease VII large subunit — encoded protein: MKVMSDAAAVTAQSNLPELSVSELAQAVKRTMETTFDRVRVRGELGRVLIAKSGHLYVDLKDEGATISTVMWKANVQQLSFKPEEGLEVVAEGRLSTYPGRSQYQLICERMAPAGVGALLAQLEKLKAKLQGEGLFARERKKAIPYLPRTIGVVTSPTGAVIRDILHRLRERFPCRVIVWPVLVQGPEAAGQVARAIKGFNAIEGANRPDVLIVARGGGSIEDLWAFNEEIVVRAAAASDIPLISAVGHETDTTLIDYASDHRAPTPTAAAEKAVPVRAELIERVTSADGRLKNGLVRGLERRRTELRAAAAKLPRLEMLFQIPQQRYDRAAERLNAALVSNTRAAQSKLDRVAARLRPEALGQDIVRRREHLARTSARLQPAIKRTLDSHKKHLEGATRMLESLSHKSVLQRGFVMVQRDDGSLVRAAKDLNAGDVVNLTFADEQKKAVIDPAGDGSSKPRGKGKPGGDQGSLF